The region GCAGCTGCCGGCCGGGGTGCCGTCCGACCTGCTGGCGCGCCGGCCCGACATCCTGCAGGCGGAACATGCGCTGGTGGCGGCCAATGCGGACATCGGCGCGGCGCGCGCCGCCTTCTTTCCCCGCTTGTCACTGACGGCGCAGCTGGGCTTTGCCAGCCCGGAAGTGGGCGACCTGTTTCGCGGCAGCGCGCGCAACTGGTCGTTCGCGCCGCAGATCACGCAGCCGCTGTTCCAGGGCGGCCAGCTGCGCGCCGAGCTGCGCCTGTCGCAGATCCGCAGCGAGGTGGCGGTGGTGCAGTACGAGCAGGCGATACAGGGCGCGTTTCGCGAAGTGCGCGACGGCCTGGCCGGCAGCCAGACCTATGCGCTGCAGATCGCCGCGCAGCAGCGCGTGGCGGCCAGCGCCGAACAGCGGCGCATACTGTCGCAACTGCGCTACGGCGCCGGCCAGGACAGCCGCCTGGAGCTGCTCGACGCACAACGGCAGTCATATGCTTCACAGCAAACTTTGCTAGACTTGCGGCGTGACCAGTTCAAGTCGGCCGTGGCCCTGTACAAGGCGCTGGGCGGGGGGCTGGAAGAGTAACCGCTTGCCGCTGACCGGGGGAGTGCCCATGCCTGCCAAGTCGCTTTTGCGTGCCATCCTGCTGATGTCGAGCCTGGGCTTGAGCTGCCTGCAAGCCTGGGCCCAGCCAGCGGACACCGCGCCGCTGCACGTGGTGGGCTTTCCCTATCCGCCGTTCATGGCGCTCGACGAACGCGGCAAGCCGTCCGGCCCCATGGTCGAGCTGGTGAGCGAGGCGTTCCGCCGCATGGGGCAGCCCGCCAGCATCGAATTGCTGCCCCTGGCGCGCGCGCTGCTGCAAATCGAAACGGGCGAGGCGGGCGCCATGTTCACCGTCAAGAAGACGCCCGAGCGCGAAGCGAAATACCTGTTTTCCAGCGAGCCGGTGCTGTTCCAGGACTATGTGATCTTTGTCTCCAGCGACTCCCCGCTGGCCTTTCGCGGCGACCTCAATGCGCTGGCCATGGCGTCCATCGGCGTGGTGGCAAACACCTCCTACGGCGCCATTTTCGACGCGGCCGCCCGCCAGGGCACGTTCAAGAAGCTGGAAATCAGCGGCAGCCACGACGCCAGTTTCAGGAAGCTGCTGGCAGGCCGCATGGAGGCGGTGGTGTGCAGCCGCGCCGTGGGCGTGGAAATCCTCAAACAATTACAGGCCACCCGGCGCGTGAAAATCAGCGGCCCGCCGATCGAAACCACGCAGAGCTACCTGATGTTCAACAAGGCCGTCGCCACGCCGCAGCTGGTGGCGGGGTTTGACCACGCCATCCGTGCCATGCGGCAGGAGGGGCTGTTCTCCACTAAAGCCGCAAATATTGCCAAATGAAGATGATCGCCAAGTTTATGCTCAGGCTTTCCTGAGAGCTTGAGTTCCAGCCGTAGCAGTCCGGCTAGGCAGGATAGACATGCATTTTCCGCATAAACAAGATGAAATAATTATAAATAAAATTCATACTTGCATATAGAAAATAATTAGTTTGAGCATAATCATTGCCGCCATAAGATGCGTTGACCGAAGTTCAACCCATCTTGTGCGGAGTGATAATGAGTGTGACGCGTCGTCATTTTTTGATGCAACTGGCCGCCAGCAGCGGCTATACGGCTGCCCATGCGGCCATGACTACCCTGGGCCTGGGGGCCGTCGGCGTGGCGGTGGCCGCCGCCGCGCCCGTGCTGCCGCCGCCCGGTTCCGGCAAGGGCTTGCGCGTGCTGGTGCTGGGCGCCGGCATCGCGGGGCTGGTGTCCGCCTGGGAACTGCGCAAGGCCGGCTACCAGGTGCAGCTTGTCGAAGCGCGCGAGCGGGTGGGCGGACGCAACTGGACCATCCGCGACGGCACGCGCATCGATTACACGGATGGCTCCAGCCAGACGGCCCGCTTTGACAAGGGCCAGTATTTCAACGCCGGGCCGGCGCGCCTGCCCAGCCACCACCAGACCATCCTTGGCTACTGCCGCGAGTTCGGCGTGGCGCTGGAAGCGGAAGTCAACACCAGCCGCAGCGCCTATTTTCTGCCGGATGCGGCGAAAAACAAGCCGGCGATCCAGCTGCGGCGCGCCGTCAACGATGCGCGCGGCCGCATCTCCGAACTGCTGGCGAAAGCCACCGATGCCGGCGCGCTGGACCGCGAACTGAGCGTGGCGGACCGCCAGCGCCTGCTGGAATTTTTGAAAGTCTATGGCGACCTGGCGCCGGATCACAGCTTCAAGGGCACCGAGCGCTCGGGCTATACCGTGTTTCCCGGCGCGGCCGAACAGGTGGGCGTGCGGCCCGATCCCTTGTCGCTCGACGAGCTGCTGGACCCGGATCTGTGGACGTCCCTGATTTTCGATGAGCTGCTGATCTTCCAGCCCACCATGCTGCAGCCGGTGGGCGGCATGGACAAGATTCCGGCCGCCTTCAGCCAGCGGCTGCAAAAAGAACTGCGCCTGAACACCGAAGTCACGCGCATCCACAACGAGGCCGATGGGGTGGCCGTCACCGTGCGCAACCGCGCCAGCGGCAAGCTCGAGACCTTGCGCGCCGACTACGCGATCACCACCTTTCCGTTGCCCGTGCTGGCCAAGGTACAAACGAATTTCTCAGCCAAGGTGCAGCAGGCGATCGGCTCGGTCGAGTACGACACGGCCAGCAAGATCGCCTGGCAAGCGCCCCGTTTCTGGGAAACCGACAGCCATATCTACGGCGGCATCTCGGTGGTCAAGCATGTGACGTCGCTGATCTGGTATCCGAGCGGCGGCTTCCACCAGCCCACCGGCACCCTGGTCGGCTGCTACAACATCGGCCAGGCGGCGCGCGACTTTAGCAATCAACCGCTGGCGGCGCAATTCGCGTCCTCGCGCCAGGTGATCGACCGCGTCCATCCGGGGCGCGGCGCCGCGCTGCAGCGCCCCGTCAGCGTGGCCTGGCACAAGGTTCCGTACAGCCTGGGCTCCTGGGTGCACTGGGCCACGCCGGCCGAACCGGCCTATGTGCTGCTGAACCAGCCCGATGGCCGCGTCCATTTCGCCGGCGAATACCTGAGCCAGATCGGCGCCTGGCAAGAGGGTGCCGCCTTGTCCGCCCACCACGCCGTGGCGGCCATCGCCGCCCGCGTCGCAAGTTAAATTTTCTTCCCACTGAGAGACCATCATGAAAAAAACCGCCATCAACCTGACCGCCGCCGCCTTGCTGGCCGCTGCAGCCACCACCAGCGCGCAGGATATCAAGCGCACGCCGATTCCGAATTCGAACTTCCCGATCTCGGTGGCCGTCACCGTGCCGGCCACGGCCAGCACCGTGTATTTCAGCGGCGTGCTGCCGGACGTGGCCAATGCCGCCGCGCCGAAAGGCTCGTTCGAGTCCTACGGCGACACGCAGACGCAAACCCTGTCGGTACTGCGCAAGCTGCAGGCGGCGCTGAAAGCGGAAGGCCTCATCTTTGCCGATGTGGTGCAGCTGCGCGTGTTCCTGGTCGGTGATCCCAAGCTGGACGGCAAGCTCGATTTCAATGGCCTCAATGCCGCCTATGGCCAGTTCTTCGGCACCGCCGAGCAGCCGGCCAAGCCGGCCCGAACGGCCTTGCAGGTGGTGGCCTTGCCGCTGCCCGGCGCCTTTGTCGAGATCGACCTGGTAGCGGCCAAGGCCGCCCGCAGCAACTGATATGAAGCCCCTGACCATGTACAATAATATTCACACTCTCAAGCCACGCGCCTTGCCCCTGGCCTTGTTCCTCGCTTTTTCTTCCGGCGCGTCGCTGGCCGCCGAT is a window of Janthinobacterium sp. J1-1 DNA encoding:
- a CDS encoding transporter substrate-binding domain-containing protein, encoding MPAKSLLRAILLMSSLGLSCLQAWAQPADTAPLHVVGFPYPPFMALDERGKPSGPMVELVSEAFRRMGQPASIELLPLARALLQIETGEAGAMFTVKKTPEREAKYLFSSEPVLFQDYVIFVSSDSPLAFRGDLNALAMASIGVVANTSYGAIFDAAARQGTFKKLEISGSHDASFRKLLAGRMEAVVCSRAVGVEILKQLQATRRVKISGPPIETTQSYLMFNKAVATPQLVAGFDHAIRAMRQEGLFSTKAANIAK
- a CDS encoding FAD-dependent oxidoreductase, coding for MSVTRRHFLMQLAASSGYTAAHAAMTTLGLGAVGVAVAAAAPVLPPPGSGKGLRVLVLGAGIAGLVSAWELRKAGYQVQLVEARERVGGRNWTIRDGTRIDYTDGSSQTARFDKGQYFNAGPARLPSHHQTILGYCREFGVALEAEVNTSRSAYFLPDAAKNKPAIQLRRAVNDARGRISELLAKATDAGALDRELSVADRQRLLEFLKVYGDLAPDHSFKGTERSGYTVFPGAAEQVGVRPDPLSLDELLDPDLWTSLIFDELLIFQPTMLQPVGGMDKIPAAFSQRLQKELRLNTEVTRIHNEADGVAVTVRNRASGKLETLRADYAITTFPLPVLAKVQTNFSAKVQQAIGSVEYDTASKIAWQAPRFWETDSHIYGGISVVKHVTSLIWYPSGGFHQPTGTLVGCYNIGQAARDFSNQPLAAQFASSRQVIDRVHPGRGAALQRPVSVAWHKVPYSLGSWVHWATPAEPAYVLLNQPDGRVHFAGEYLSQIGAWQEGAALSAHHAVAAIAARVAS
- a CDS encoding RidA family protein — protein: MKKTAINLTAAALLAAAATTSAQDIKRTPIPNSNFPISVAVTVPATASTVYFSGVLPDVANAAAPKGSFESYGDTQTQTLSVLRKLQAALKAEGLIFADVVQLRVFLVGDPKLDGKLDFNGLNAAYGQFFGTAEQPAKPARTALQVVALPLPGAFVEIDLVAAKAARSN